Proteins co-encoded in one Sulfitobacter geojensis genomic window:
- a CDS encoding sensor histidine kinase has product MPTDLLIDKYRLAFNISPVPLLLVSDSGEIILANSGLLDLFEYSAEALIGKNVEILVPESVRGHHHELRNAYHRVPTKRSMGDGRDLYGVTQSGHTIPLELGIEPVSDSDTTMALIAAIDIRQRKIHEERMHQAMDAAASAMVMVDHQGIIVFVNRTASLLFGYDEKHMMGQPVEMLIPETFRRAHPVYTSGYMSDSSKRAMGLGRDLFARRKDGTQFPVEISLTPVETSDGKMVMSTIIDLSERVAAAAALARKNNELEALNVELSHFANSASHDLKAPLSSIAGLLQLCIEDLEEGDTAEVHKNMMKVIDISRRSAEKVEGILRIARAGRDSIPKETVSLEKLIQEIWVDLTGADISSELRLDVSKAKTLVTELATMRVVFENLLSNAIRYADKEKESHIIHIKSEYTGADIKITVTDNGIGIPKDSVGKVFMMFKRLDDRSGDGLGLSLVKKQIDRLEGTIVLSSIEGEGATLTVTLPAKGK; this is encoded by the coding sequence ATGCCCACGGATCTTTTGATCGACAAATATCGACTGGCGTTTAACATTTCTCCGGTGCCGTTGCTTTTGGTTTCCGATAGCGGGGAAATCATATTGGCCAATTCTGGGTTGCTTGATCTATTCGAATATTCCGCAGAGGCGTTAATCGGCAAGAATGTCGAAATCCTGGTGCCTGAATCTGTCCGAGGCCACCATCATGAATTGCGCAACGCCTATCACCGCGTGCCGACAAAGCGCAGCATGGGCGACGGGCGGGATCTGTACGGGGTCACGCAGTCGGGCCATACCATTCCGCTGGAACTGGGGATCGAGCCGGTGTCCGACAGTGATACCACCATGGCCCTGATTGCCGCCATTGATATCCGGCAACGCAAAATCCACGAAGAGCGTATGCATCAGGCAATGGATGCTGCGGCCAGTGCAATGGTCATGGTGGATCATCAAGGCATCATTGTTTTTGTGAACCGAACGGCTTCGCTTTTGTTCGGGTATGATGAAAAACATATGATGGGGCAGCCTGTCGAAATGCTGATCCCTGAAACCTTTCGCCGCGCCCATCCTGTGTATACCAGCGGGTATATGAGTGACAGCAGCAAGCGCGCCATGGGGTTGGGGCGTGATCTTTTTGCGCGGCGCAAGGACGGCACGCAATTTCCCGTCGAAATATCCCTTACCCCTGTTGAAACCTCTGACGGGAAAATGGTGATGAGCACCATCATCGATCTGTCCGAACGCGTTGCTGCCGCTGCCGCCCTTGCGCGCAAGAACAACGAGCTTGAAGCGCTCAATGTCGAACTGTCCCATTTCGCCAATAGCGCCAGTCACGACCTAAAGGCGCCGCTGTCCTCTATCGCCGGTCTGTTGCAACTGTGCATCGAGGATCTGGAAGAGGGCGACACGGCGGAAGTTCACAAAAACATGATGAAGGTGATTGATATCAGCCGCCGCAGTGCCGAGAAAGTCGAAGGCATACTGCGCATTGCCCGCGCGGGGCGGGACTCAATACCGAAAGAAACGGTTTCTCTTGAAAAGTTGATCCAAGAGATATGGGTGGACTTGACCGGGGCCGATATATCATCCGAACTGCGGCTGGATGTGTCAAAGGCAAAGACCCTCGTTACCGAGCTTGCGACAATGCGTGTTGTTTTTGAAAACCTTCTATCAAATGCAATTAGATATGCCGATAAGGAAAAAGAATCTCATATTATTCATATAAAAAGTGAATACACAGGTGCCGATATCAAAATTACAGTTACGGACAATGGTATCGGTATTCCGAAAGACAGCGTTGGAAAAGTTTTCATGATGTTCAAGCGTTTAGATGACCGAAGCGGGGATGGTTTGGGTCTTTCTTTGGTTAAAAAGCAAATTGACCGGCTTGAAGGTACGATTGTACTTTCAAGCATTGAAGGCGAGGGGGCGACATTAACAGTAACCTTGCCAGCAAAAGGGAAATGA
- a CDS encoding response regulator has translation MNRIPVAVVDDDSADRYIVKRRLSKAEGFEDVTEFTGGYELLERFFSDQLDTTSQDLPLLILMDINMPQMDGFETIEEMQRRRTKGYGPESMVVMMFTSSNNPSDRERAGNLDLVKGFITKPLDGSGAEVIRTLYYA, from the coding sequence ATGAATAGAATTCCAGTAGCGGTCGTCGATGACGACAGTGCCGACCGCTATATCGTTAAACGCCGACTGTCCAAAGCGGAAGGGTTTGAGGATGTGACGGAATTTACTGGCGGATATGAGCTCCTTGAAAGGTTTTTTAGTGATCAACTCGATACGACATCCCAAGATCTTCCGCTTCTTATCCTGATGGATATCAACATGCCGCAGATGGATGGTTTTGAAACCATCGAAGAAATGCAAAGGCGCAGGACAAAGGGATACGGACCGGAAAGCATGGTCGTTATGATGTTCACATCTTCAAACAACCCGTCCGACCGTGAGCGTGCCGGAAATCTGGACCTCGTAAAGGGCTTTATCACCAAGCCGCTGGATGGCAGCGGCGCCGAGGTCATTCGAACGCTCTATTATGCCTAA
- a CDS encoding glycosyltransferase, giving the protein MRIGVLRTQVPFVTGGAERHSANLVHALNQRGHDACEITLPFKWYPGEVLADHIMAAKLIDVSEVEAVPVDLTIGLKFPAYLAKHPNRMFWVLHQHRQAYDQWDLGTSDLLDDPQGEALRALITEEDREAFASSPHPIYANSGNVGGRLKKHLDVAAQPLYHPPPNAENLRAGAYGDYLFVPGRINPSKRLELTLQALAHAPATRLVIAGVAENPAYQNHLAHMAEEMGIAARITWLGAVDDATLIRHYAEARGVVFVPQDEDYGYITLEAMLSAKPVITVTDAGGPLEFITHGAEGLITAPDAPALGAAFDQLSEDASTAERMGQAGQARYAAQNISWDHVVETLTGQTHLPVMPDTAPPPAPEAAAPPAPETALDILRDTVAPPEAPADLPFANIEEVLEAYAFDELPAALGRPEPPIDAGLAGYLGTHWTRFMSTLRQLEGLEITSALDVGVFPPLVFQALLANQFKGIEMHGLWEGPDPYRQSVKARSDNHPSFDITLQVANGERDPWPYPDNSFDLVTGMEILEHLALDPYFFYTEAARVLKPGGHILITTPNVVSHRGVWKSLNGVAPYSFGIFVPSGGVYGRHNREYAPQELATIGTAAGFETVRLQTLDVYDRHIEPEMAQILVARGDDLSMRGENIQYLARKVGDPKGVPENLYHGDPTRMHGNLSVTEREEATGLTRLTVTNTSPSYWPTAGDRATCMLAEWTNGAGELRHQHLMQPLNGPLAPDESSQITLRLDPASETGAGTLRLHLYQSGVGVFSGRGRAAPLTLPCSEAAFLRMVDTTPLPQGAA; this is encoded by the coding sequence ATGCGCATCGGAGTCCTCAGAACCCAAGTGCCTTTTGTCACCGGCGGCGCCGAGCGTCACAGTGCCAACCTTGTTCACGCCCTGAACCAGCGTGGCCATGACGCCTGTGAAATCACGCTGCCCTTCAAATGGTATCCGGGCGAGGTGCTGGCGGATCACATCATGGCGGCCAAACTGATTGATGTTTCCGAAGTCGAAGCCGTGCCGGTCGATCTGACCATCGGCCTCAAATTTCCCGCCTACCTTGCCAAGCATCCCAACCGGATGTTCTGGGTGCTGCACCAGCATCGCCAAGCCTACGACCAATGGGATCTGGGCACTTCTGATCTGCTCGATGATCCGCAAGGCGAAGCGCTGCGCGCGCTGATCACTGAGGAAGATCGCGAAGCTTTCGCCAGCAGCCCCCATCCGATCTATGCCAATTCCGGTAATGTCGGGGGGCGGTTGAAGAAACACCTCGATGTCGCAGCACAGCCGCTTTACCACCCGCCCCCCAACGCCGAAAACCTGCGTGCGGGGGCGTATGGTGATTACCTGTTCGTCCCGGGTCGGATCAATCCGTCGAAACGGCTGGAACTTACCCTTCAGGCACTGGCCCATGCGCCAGCCACACGTCTGGTCATTGCCGGCGTGGCCGAAAATCCGGCCTACCAGAACCACCTTGCCCACATGGCTGAAGAGATGGGGATCGCGGCGCGTATCACATGGCTGGGCGCGGTGGATGACGCCACGCTGATCCGCCATTACGCCGAGGCGCGCGGCGTGGTCTTTGTTCCGCAAGACGAGGATTACGGCTATATCACGCTTGAAGCCATGCTGTCTGCCAAACCCGTGATCACTGTCACGGACGCAGGTGGCCCGCTGGAATTCATCACGCACGGCGCAGAAGGGTTGATCACCGCGCCGGATGCGCCCGCCCTTGGCGCGGCCTTTGATCAGCTGTCCGAGGACGCGAGCACAGCTGAACGTATGGGGCAGGCGGGACAGGCACGGTATGCCGCGCAAAACATCTCGTGGGATCACGTGGTCGAAACCTTGACTGGCCAGACCCATCTACCGGTGATGCCTGACACCGCCCCGCCGCCAGCCCCCGAAGCTGCAGCGCCGCCAGCACCGGAAACCGCGCTCGACATCCTGCGCGACACGGTTGCCCCGCCAGAGGCCCCCGCCGATCTGCCCTTTGCCAATATCGAAGAGGTACTCGAGGCCTATGCCTTTGATGAACTGCCCGCCGCTTTGGGCCGTCCGGAACCGCCGATTGATGCAGGTCTTGCAGGCTACCTTGGCACTCATTGGACCCGTTTCATGTCCACGCTGCGCCAGCTTGAAGGGTTGGAAATCACATCTGCCCTCGACGTCGGCGTTTTCCCTCCGCTGGTGTTTCAGGCCCTGCTGGCCAACCAGTTCAAAGGCATCGAAATGCACGGGCTTTGGGAAGGCCCTGATCCCTATCGCCAAAGCGTGAAGGCCCGCAGCGACAACCACCCGAGCTTCGACATCACTTTGCAAGTCGCCAATGGCGAGCGCGACCCCTGGCCCTATCCTGACAATAGCTTTGATCTGGTGACGGGGATGGAGATCCTCGAACATCTCGCGCTGGATCCGTATTTCTTCTACACCGAAGCCGCCCGCGTCCTGAAACCCGGCGGTCACATCCTGATCACCACCCCCAATGTGGTTAGCCACCGTGGCGTGTGGAAATCCCTGAACGGTGTCGCCCCCTATTCCTTTGGCATCTTCGTGCCCTCGGGCGGGGTCTATGGCCGCCACAACCGCGAATACGCGCCGCAAGAACTGGCCACGATCGGCACGGCAGCAGGGTTTGAAACCGTGCGCCTGCAAACCCTTGATGTCTATGACCGCCATATCGAACCGGAGATGGCGCAGATTCTTGTGGCACGTGGCGATGACCTGAGCATGCGCGGCGAGAATATCCAGTATCTGGCACGCAAGGTTGGCGATCCAAAAGGCGTGCCCGAAAACCTTTATCACGGCGATCCCACGCGGATGCACGGGAACCTGTCCGTGACCGAGCGTGAAGAGGCCACCGGCCTGACCCGCCTTACCGTCACCAACACCTCGCCCAGCTATTGGCCCACGGCGGGGGATCGTGCGACCTGTATGCTGGCCGAATGGACCAACGGGGCAGGGGAGTTGCGCCACCAGCACCTGATGCAGCCACTGAACGGTCCGCTGGCCCCGGATGAGAGCAGCCAGATCACCCTGCGCCTTGATCCCGCCAGCGAAACCGGCGCGGGCACCCTGCGTCTGCATCTCTATCAATCGGGTGTGGGTGTGTTTTCGGGGCGCGGGCGTGCCGCCCCGCTGACGCTGCCTTGTTCCGAAGCGGCCTTTCTGCGCATGGTCGACACCACCCCGTTGCCCCAAGGCGCAGCATGA
- a CDS encoding glycosyltransferase family protein, translating to MSHAHKPRVHWVSPLPKAQTDIAHYTRRILPELAEATDLTLWTDAPDWDRELYDFAPVRRLDPDRVTPRDFAMAGRADGRPGQGPEVVFVNIGNAWPFHSGFMRMIQRIPSIVILHDMAIQEFCFDAMERDKFPRDVYEANMLRWHGEAGLAAARDVFEERRTRGDLTEEIPGFELALTQAISVLTHTPVARDAVAATDTVPAYLLDLPFRPSAQPPEVIRSGIGPLRLVQFGYTGPNRRLQKVLEALAPLRGEVDFQLDVMGSLWDAGYIRQRIQELGLTHHVTLHGFVEEAELDARLAAAHLVFNLRYPSMGEASGSQMRIWNAAAASVVTNLGWYADLPEDTVFRIEQEDEIPALQALIRQLAADPAAARSVGMAGRARLEERHTPARYAAAVAEVAGRFTQDAATALKARARDKSS from the coding sequence ATGAGCCACGCCCATAAACCCCGCGTGCATTGGGTCTCTCCGTTGCCAAAGGCACAGACCGACATTGCCCATTACACCCGCCGCATCCTGCCCGAACTGGCCGAAGCGACCGATCTGACGCTTTGGACAGATGCGCCGGATTGGGACCGCGAACTTTATGACTTTGCCCCCGTGCGCCGCCTTGACCCCGACCGCGTCACCCCGCGTGATTTCGCGATGGCAGGGCGCGCGGATGGCAGACCGGGGCAGGGACCCGAAGTGGTTTTTGTGAACATCGGCAATGCATGGCCCTTTCATTCGGGTTTCATGCGGATGATCCAGCGGATTCCGTCGATTGTGATCCTGCATGACATGGCAATTCAGGAATTCTGTTTCGACGCCATGGAGCGTGATAAATTCCCGCGGGATGTCTATGAGGCCAACATGCTGCGCTGGCATGGCGAGGCCGGCCTTGCCGCTGCCCGCGATGTTTTTGAAGAACGCCGCACGCGCGGTGATCTGACAGAGGAAATCCCCGGCTTTGAACTGGCGCTGACCCAAGCGATTTCGGTGCTGACCCACACGCCCGTTGCACGTGATGCGGTAGCGGCGACAGACACGGTGCCGGCCTATCTGCTGGACCTGCCGTTTCGCCCCTCTGCCCAGCCCCCAGAGGTGATCCGTTCCGGCATCGGCCCGCTGCGCCTTGTGCAATTCGGCTATACCGGCCCCAACCGGCGCCTGCAAAAAGTGCTCGAGGCGCTGGCCCCCCTGCGCGGCGAGGTCGACTTTCAGCTCGATGTGATGGGCAGCCTGTGGGACGCGGGTTACATCCGCCAGCGCATTCAGGAACTGGGGCTGACGCATCACGTCACCCTGCATGGTTTCGTGGAAGAGGCAGAGCTGGACGCGCGGCTCGCGGCGGCGCATCTGGTCTTCAACCTGCGCTATCCCAGCATGGGCGAGGCTTCGGGCAGCCAGATGCGGATCTGGAATGCGGCCGCCGCGTCGGTGGTTACCAATCTGGGCTGGTACGCGGACCTGCCGGAGGACACGGTGTTCCGCATCGAACAGGAAGACGAGATCCCTGCGCTACAGGCGCTGATCCGCCAGCTTGCTGCCGACCCCGCTGCGGCGCGCAGTGTCGGAATGGCGGGGCGCGCGCGCCTTGAGGAGCGTCACACGCCTGCGCGCTACGCGGCAGCAGTTGCCGAGGTCGCGGGCCGCTTCACCCAAGATGCCGCGACGGCGCTGAAAGCACGGGCCAGAGACAAGAGCTCTTAG